One Doryrhamphus excisus isolate RoL2022-K1 chromosome 17, RoL_Dexc_1.0, whole genome shotgun sequence genomic region harbors:
- the LOC131105341 gene encoding uncharacterized protein LOC131105341 isoform X1: protein MSCLPCTAATWGEVTAILGTVEILVGMFNIGLGPGRVWHEPLDLASLGAAYWLGAVVRSLRSLCPGLPEATFEMNFLQFVIAGILSVLAGQCPSHCLVGFAVFINIISAILAIVGIVLYGVDTGKLSRHFFCKFGTYTCGDGDNFATRLMRSMDVMLIILASLQLCVSISMIVLAVKALVVGKRNKLEEDVEEFPPGVNPGLKAFLVDSLGPEDKQ from the exons ATGAGCTGCTTGCCTTGCACAGCGGCGACCTGGGGAGAGGTCACGGCCATTCTCGGG ACGGTTGAGATCCTGGTGGGCATGTTCAACATCGGACTTGGGCCGGGAAGGGTGTGGCATGAACCTTTGGATCTGGCCAGTCTGGGAGCAGCTTATTGGCTGGGCGCTGTGGTGAGGTCATTACGTTCGCTTTGTCCAGGCTTGCCTGAAGCAACATTTGAAATGAATTTTCTGCAGTTTGTCATAGCAGGAATCCTGTCTGTCTTGGCGGGGCAGTGCCCCTCCCACTGCCTG GTGGGCTTTGCCGTGTTCATTAACATCATCAGCGCCATCCTGGCCATTGTGGGCATTGTGCTGTACGGCGTTGACACGGGAAAGCTTTCCCGACACTTTTTCTGCAAATTCGGAACGTACACTTGTGGAGATGGAGACAATTTTGCAACG AGGTTGATGAGAAGCATGGACGTCATGCTGATCATCCTGGCTTCTCTCCAGCTGTGTGTCAGCATCAGCATGATCGTTCTGGCCGTCAAGGCTTTGGTGGTTGGGAAGAGAAACAAG CTTGAGGAAGATGTTGAAGAATTCCCTCCAGGAGTCAATCCAGGACTGAAGGCCTTCCTCGTGGACAGTCTCGGTCCAGAAGACAAACAGTAG
- the rpz4 gene encoding rapunzel 4, which yields MASQLQKFVAEKKDVVETVMEAFEQGAEVVASIAGDLFPVFSIAAPIVKLALDNVETKEAAFMREQFQKVRDRLEVVSEQMQRIHDEIKKSGMDAAYFSAEENITNQFRKYMDILNAKAKFREVKKKLFLEHFDKTGGDKNLNILYNAVTGDNFSGESVLEIILNYEEKSRRPLEDFCARLKKLFCLGLIALLGHAALKGYDEEEALLKDWNEKMKLVQDKMNVVIEECIVSFPKQAELDSRRLVRDHPDWTNQQLADAIIAQLKTKYDWVGWSVRVFKSPSGLFAPKKPCHCPAGRNRFQVPASDSKLNVVVSYSSSAEPVDRSHIQQLIQSQKKLSVVAVAEMLFEKLPGECAVHTVKTSKDLACAWSFSDELHYWEEHKNLYVCVHSA from the coding sequence ATGGCCAGTCAGCTGCAGAAGTTTGTGGCGGAGAAGAAGGACGTGGTGGAGACGGTGATGGAGGCCTTTGAGCAGGGCGCTGAGGTGGTGGCCAGCATCGCCGGCGACCTCTTCCCCGTCTTTTCCATCGCCGCGCCCATCGTCAAGCTGGCTCTGGACAATGTGGAGACCAAGGAGGCGGCCTTCATGAGGGAGCAGTTCCAGAAGGTGCGCGACCGCCTGGAGGTCGTCTCGGAGCAGATGCAGAGGATCCACGACGAGATCAAGAAGAGCGGAATGGATGCGGCTTACTTCTCCGCGGAGGAGAACATCACCAACCAGTTCAGGAAGTACATGGACATCCTCAACGCCAAAGCCAAGTTCCGGGAAGTTAAGAAGAAGCTCTTCTTGGAGCATTTTGACAAAACGGGCGGCGACAAGAATCTCAACATCCTTTACAACGCCGTGACGGGCGACAACTTCTCAGGGGAGTCGGTGCTGGAGATAATACTCAACTACGAGGAGAAGAGTCGGCGACCGTTGGAGGACTTCTGCGCCAGGTTGAAGAAGCTCTTCTGCCTCGGGCTCATCGCACTGCTGGGCCACGCCGCCCTGAAGGGCTACGACGAGGAAGAGGCGCTCCTCAAAGACTGGAACGAGAAGATGAAGCTGGTCCAGGACAAAATGAATGTCGTGATCGAGGAGTGCATCGTCAGCTTCCCCAAACAGGCCGAGCTGGATTCCCGTCGGCTGGTGAGGGACCACCCGGACTGGACCAACCAGCAGCTGGCCGACGCCATCATAGCCCAGCTCAAGACAAAGTACGACTGGGTGGGCTGGTCGGTGCGCGTGTTCAAGTCCCCCTCGGGCCTGTTTGCCCCAAAGAAGCCCTGCCACTGCCCGGCGGGAAGGAACCGCTTCCAGGTGCCCGCGTCGGACAGCAAACTCAACGTGGTGGTGTCATACAGTTCCTCCGCCGAACCCGTCGACCGCAGCCACATCCAGCAGCTGATCCAGAGCCAGAAGAAGCTCAGCGTGGTGGCGGTGGCCGAGATGCTGTTTGAGAAGCTGCCCGGCGAGTGCGCCGTTCACACGGTGAAGACCAGCAAAGACCTGGCCTGCGCCTGGAGCTTCTCGGACGAGCTGCACTACTGGGAGGAGCACAAGAACCTGTACGTGTGCGTTCACTCGGCGTGA
- the LOC131105341 gene encoding uncharacterized protein LOC131105341 isoform X2 has protein sequence MSCLPCTAATWGEVTAILGTVEILVGMFNIGLGPGRVWHEPLDLASLGAAYWLGAVFVIAGILSVLAGQCPSHCLVGFAVFINIISAILAIVGIVLYGVDTGKLSRHFFCKFGTYTCGDGDNFATRLMRSMDVMLIILASLQLCVSISMIVLAVKALVVGKRNKLEEDVEEFPPGVNPGLKAFLVDSLGPEDKQ, from the exons ATGAGCTGCTTGCCTTGCACAGCGGCGACCTGGGGAGAGGTCACGGCCATTCTCGGG ACGGTTGAGATCCTGGTGGGCATGTTCAACATCGGACTTGGGCCGGGAAGGGTGTGGCATGAACCTTTGGATCTGGCCAGTCTGGGAGCAGCTTATTGGCTGGGCGCTGTG TTTGTCATAGCAGGAATCCTGTCTGTCTTGGCGGGGCAGTGCCCCTCCCACTGCCTG GTGGGCTTTGCCGTGTTCATTAACATCATCAGCGCCATCCTGGCCATTGTGGGCATTGTGCTGTACGGCGTTGACACGGGAAAGCTTTCCCGACACTTTTTCTGCAAATTCGGAACGTACACTTGTGGAGATGGAGACAATTTTGCAACG AGGTTGATGAGAAGCATGGACGTCATGCTGATCATCCTGGCTTCTCTCCAGCTGTGTGTCAGCATCAGCATGATCGTTCTGGCCGTCAAGGCTTTGGTGGTTGGGAAGAGAAACAAG CTTGAGGAAGATGTTGAAGAATTCCCTCCAGGAGTCAATCCAGGACTGAAGGCCTTCCTCGTGGACAGTCTCGGTCCAGAAGACAAACAGTAG
- the rpz5 gene encoding rapunzel 5 has product MHIYIPRRLALTFPAGLLHNLGDHFNQPRNISSWLFKLARYATMNSVANWLVENKDKIEKGVDIMGQASEVLASTVGQLHPILEAVFMASAEILSNPDGKEAVYLTQKIDEVNQKLVGIQNEIDKIALELQRTSMNKQNFDREAQMLGQYEKFQEFINAKPDWKAKKKEKFLKYYENTDGDLNLDALYYAVMGENTSGDPMLDTVVATEQRSRRAVEDFCASLKKLFVVGLIAVMGYAALKEGVVETDLVTKWQERMETVEKRMKTAVDYCTETFLDQAKLDLEDQLKENPGTVSEDFTQVLLDSLVKKYDWVKWSVRAFNSRERIFFYNWLAGRKFHGSGGANWFDATTSNKIKVVVSFCVDPQPIDKSQIREQIEQQKLKGNMMAVALTLNRCFPNCLVHAVSHYKEVVESNNFSVESYYYGKHKRAFLCIHPQ; this is encoded by the exons atgcaTATATACATCCCACGGAGGCTGGCGCTCACATTCCCAGCTGGATTACTGCACAACTTGGGAGACCATTTTAACCAACCAAG AAACATCTCCAGCTGGTTGTTTAAGCTAGCAAGGTACGCGACCATGAACAGTGTGGCAAACTGGCTGGTGGAGAACAAGGACAAGATAGAGAAAGGGGTGGACATCATGGGGCAAGCCTCCGAGGTGTTGGCCTCCACCGTGGGCCAGCTCCACCCCATCCTGGAAGCCGTCTTCATGGCTTCGGCCGAGATCCTCAGCAATCCCGACGGCAAAGAGGCCGTCTACTTGACACAGAAGATCGATGAGGTCAACCAGAAGCTGGTGGGCATCCAGAACGAGATCGATAAAATTGCTCTGGAGCTGCAGAGGACGTCCATGAACAAGCAGAACTTTGACCGCGAGGCTCAGATGCTGGGCCAGTATGAGAAGTTCCAGGAGTTCATCAACGCCAAGCCAGACTGGAAGgcgaagaagaaggagaagttCCTCAAGTATTACGAGAACACCGACGGCGACTTGAACTTGGACGCTCTCTACTACGCCGTCATGGGGGAGAACACATCAGGTGACCCCATGCTGGACACGGTGGTCGCCACGGAGCAGAGGAGCAGGAGGGCGGTGGAGGACTTTTGTGCTTCGCTGAAGAAGCTATTCGTGGTTGGCCTCATCGCCGTCATGGGCTATGCCGCCCTCAAGGAGGGCGTGGTGGAGACGGACTTAGTGACCAAGTGGCAGGAGCGAATGGAGACGGTGGAGAAACGAATGAAAACCGCCGTGGATTACTGCACAGAGACTTTTCTGGACCAGGCCAAGCTGGACCTGGAAGACCAGCTCAAGGAGAACCCCGGCACAGTCAGCGAGGACTTCACCCAAGTCCTGCTGGACTCTCTGGTGAAGAAGTACGACTGGGTCAAATGGTCGGTGAGAGCCTTCAACAGCAGGGAGCGCATCTTCTTCTACAACTGGCTGGCGGGGAGGAAGTTCCACGGCAGCGGCGGCGCCAACTGGTTTGACGCCACCACCAGCAACAAGATCAAAGTGGTCGTGTCCTTCTGCGTGGACCCCCAGCCCATCGACAAGAGCCAGATCAGGGAGCAGATCGAGCAACAGAAGCTGAAGGGGAACATGATGGCGGTGGCGCTGACGCTGAACCGATGCTTCCCCAACTGCCTGGTGCACGCCGTCAGCCATTACAAGGAGGTGGTGGAGTCCAACAACTTCAGCGTGGAGAGCTACTACTACGGCAAACACAAACGAGCCTTCCTGTGCATCCACCCGCAGTAG